A window of Cryptomeria japonica chromosome 3, Sugi_1.0, whole genome shotgun sequence contains these coding sequences:
- the LOC131029594 gene encoding protein RICE SALT SENSITIVE 3 isoform X2, whose amino-acid sequence MEIEKEIRLGTHMQQQHALQSICMKSQWVYAVFWRILPRNFPPPKWNTEKQTCNRSREKNSRNWMLVWEDGFCDFNCGLQPGLFFKMTHEIYNYGEGIMGKIAATQGHKWIFRGQPDHPEINVLKKSAYSTIALVAVREGLLQLGSTLKITEDLQYVIFLQKEFYYLHTIPGVLPLHPSSQTFLAQNTFAKAPSMESMCTTQGDIDKMLCQDSNAQENYRPLQHMSLEPGFNQGSNFQACNESLNIASHEHQDLYSLVNCVPGTVVPSMSSLQALLSTLPSVTPSSSAIPSYMQ is encoded by the exons ATGGAGATTGAAAAAGAGATACGTTTAGGCACCCACATGCAGCAGCAGCATGCATTGCAGAGCATATGCATGAAATCACAGTGGGTTTATGCAGTCTTTTGGAGGATCCTCCCCAGAAACTTCCCTCCACCCAA ATGGAATACTGAAAAGCAAACTTGTAACAGATCCAGGGAAAAAAACTCAAGGAATTG GATGCTGGTCTGGGAAGATGGATTTTGTGACTTCAATTGTGGTTTGCAGCCTGGCCTGTTCTTCAAGATGACCCACGAAATCTACAACTATGGAGAGGG TATAATGGGCAAAATTGCAGCCACCCAGGGTCATAAATGGATATTCAGGGGCCAACCAGACCATCCTGAAATCAACGTTCTAAAGAAATCTGCATATTCT ACTATTGCTCTGGTTGCAGTAAGAGAGGGACTCCTTCAACTGGGTTCCACCTTAAAG ATCACAGAAGACTTACAGTACGTGATTTTCCTTCAAAAAGAATTCTACTACTTACACACAATTCCTGGAGTCCTTCCACTCCATCCATCTTCTCAAACATTTCTGGCACAAAACACTTTTGCCAAAGCTCCATCAATGGAATCAATGTGCACTACTCAAGGTGATATAGATAAAATGTTATGCCAGGATTCAAATGCCCAAGAAAACTACAGGCCTCTACAACATATGAGCTTAGAACCAGGATTCAATCAGGGCTCCAATTTCCAAGCTTGTAATGAGAGTCTTAATATAGCTTCTCATGAGCACCAAGATCTATATTCTCTGGTCAATTGTGTTCCGGGTACAGTGGTCCCTTCAATGTCAAGTCTACAAGCCCTACTGTCCACACTTCCCTCTGTAACTCCATCCTCTTCGGCTATTCCATCCTACATGCAATAG
- the LOC131029594 gene encoding protein RICE SALT SENSITIVE 3 isoform X1: protein MEIEKEIRLGTHMQQQHALQSICMKSQWVYAVFWRILPRNFPPPKWNTEKQTCNRSREKNSRNWMLVWEDGFCDFNCGLQPGLFFKMTHEIYNYGEGIMGKIAATQGHKWIFRGQPDHPEINVLKKSAYSHPRTWEAQFHSGIQTIALVAVREGLLQLGSTLKITEDLQYVIFLQKEFYYLHTIPGVLPLHPSSQTFLAQNTFAKAPSMESMCTTQGDIDKMLCQDSNAQENYRPLQHMSLEPGFNQGSNFQACNESLNIASHEHQDLYSLVNCVPGTVVPSMSSLQALLSTLPSVTPSSSAIPSYMQ from the exons ATGGAGATTGAAAAAGAGATACGTTTAGGCACCCACATGCAGCAGCAGCATGCATTGCAGAGCATATGCATGAAATCACAGTGGGTTTATGCAGTCTTTTGGAGGATCCTCCCCAGAAACTTCCCTCCACCCAA ATGGAATACTGAAAAGCAAACTTGTAACAGATCCAGGGAAAAAAACTCAAGGAATTG GATGCTGGTCTGGGAAGATGGATTTTGTGACTTCAATTGTGGTTTGCAGCCTGGCCTGTTCTTCAAGATGACCCACGAAATCTACAACTATGGAGAGGG TATAATGGGCAAAATTGCAGCCACCCAGGGTCATAAATGGATATTCAGGGGCCAACCAGACCATCCTGAAATCAACGTTCTAAAGAAATCTGCATATTCT CATCCAAGAACATGGGAAGCGCAGTTCCATTCAGGCATCCAG ACTATTGCTCTGGTTGCAGTAAGAGAGGGACTCCTTCAACTGGGTTCCACCTTAAAG ATCACAGAAGACTTACAGTACGTGATTTTCCTTCAAAAAGAATTCTACTACTTACACACAATTCCTGGAGTCCTTCCACTCCATCCATCTTCTCAAACATTTCTGGCACAAAACACTTTTGCCAAAGCTCCATCAATGGAATCAATGTGCACTACTCAAGGTGATATAGATAAAATGTTATGCCAGGATTCAAATGCCCAAGAAAACTACAGGCCTCTACAACATATGAGCTTAGAACCAGGATTCAATCAGGGCTCCAATTTCCAAGCTTGTAATGAGAGTCTTAATATAGCTTCTCATGAGCACCAAGATCTATATTCTCTGGTCAATTGTGTTCCGGGTACAGTGGTCCCTTCAATGTCAAGTCTACAAGCCCTACTGTCCACACTTCCCTCTGTAACTCCATCCTCTTCGGCTATTCCATCCTACATGCAATAG